A genomic segment from Legionella quinlivanii encodes:
- a CDS encoding dihydrofolate reductase family protein, which produces MENFNTMSKIILYIATSEDGYIADKNGGADWLPHPKDDHDLEVVGYKKLMQRIDIILMGSSSFKQIIGFGNWGWTNKHTYVFSKQVLKAPLSCITITNDSPSQFIKKIRENGTDKDIWLLGGANLAKSFAEDRLIDEIILTIVPQILGDGIPLGLSFDNFYLTNEEPLMDNIIQRTYLRNQSCP; this is translated from the coding sequence TTGGAAAATTTTAATACTATGAGCAAAATTATACTATATATTGCCACTTCTGAAGATGGCTATATAGCAGATAAAAACGGCGGTGCTGATTGGTTACCGCATCCCAAAGATGATCATGATTTAGAGGTTGTTGGCTATAAAAAATTAATGCAGCGTATCGATATAATTTTGATGGGCAGCAGTAGCTTTAAGCAAATTATAGGTTTTGGCAATTGGGGATGGACTAATAAACACACTTATGTTTTTAGCAAACAAGTTTTAAAAGCCCCACTTTCATGTATTACTATTACGAATGATAGTCCAAGCCAATTCATAAAGAAGATAAGAGAAAATGGAACAGATAAAGATATCTGGCTGCTTGGCGGTGCTAATCTTGCAAAAAGCTTTGCTGAGGATCGATTAATCGATGAAATCATTCTTACAATCGTTCCTCAAATTTTAGGTGACGGCATACCCCTCGGCTTATCTTTCGACAATTTTTATTTAACAAATGAAGAACCTTTGATGGATAACATCATACAGAGAACTTATTTAAGGAATCAGTCATGCCCCTAA
- a CDS encoding type II toxin-antitoxin system RelE/ParE family toxin — protein sequence MKELIWLGSSLDDLKLFPSEVIDEMGYALHCAQMGETHSSAKIFKGHGSGVYEIVSNFNTDTYRAVYVVNLDDCLYVLHAFQKKSKSGIKTPQKDLNMISNRLKQLKLMLKGSRI from the coding sequence TTGAAAGAATTAATTTGGCTTGGAAGCAGTTTAGATGATTTGAAATTATTTCCTAGTGAAGTAATTGATGAGATGGGATATGCACTGCATTGTGCACAAATGGGAGAGACCCATTCATCAGCAAAAATTTTTAAAGGACATGGCTCGGGTGTATATGAAATTGTCAGTAATTTTAATACAGATACTTATAGAGCTGTATACGTAGTTAACCTTGACGATTGTTTATATGTTTTGCATGCATTTCAAAAAAAATCAAAGTCAGGGATTAAGACACCGCAAAAGGATTTAAATATGATTTCGAATAGGCTTAAACAGCTTAAATTAATGTTAAAGGGGAGTCGGATATGA
- a CDS encoding ABC transporter transmembrane domain-containing protein, translating to MMKQGMSSIAEVLDKATIASIVMISVVVSLLSLSIPIAAQTLVNLIAFGKLLQPVVTLSIIVLVLMVALGALNIWQTVIIEVIQQKLMVNISLSLTRQFTLLSLDNFSSHHGPELVNRFFEVATINKALSSLLLYGVNLGLQLFFSLILLLFYHPLFLIFDAFIILSIVLIVFLPYRKGLASAEKECTEKHQIGAWLEELLTNRFLFRFNRYHRYAILQTDRRLVHFLKARNTHFRQLIKHQIGFYLLSAIASSLLLGLGGYLVINNQLSLGQLVAAEIVLGALIYAFKRFGVLLENYYDLLASEHKIDLVLNLPTELVNTELSELINPIKHIMLVTKEQEKGSSSPGNPLVICFNETRNQESLADCILGFKNNLDLSVYINQTLCHQEYRRSLREHTLLLRDKDWFAGSIYDNLRLNQASFRIQQLKELLKSFGLMDKIMSQPHGLKSMIYDWEQVFTELELIQLMVIRALIAKPKLLIIDSLFDRLTRNEIELLLSHLGELNETLLIIITQYLNHIPLSNCLVFS from the coding sequence CTGATGAAACAGGGAATGAGCTCAATTGCTGAGGTATTAGATAAAGCGACGATTGCATCAATCGTGATGATAAGCGTTGTAGTAAGCCTGCTTAGCTTAAGCATACCTATTGCAGCCCAAACTTTAGTCAATCTGATTGCCTTCGGCAAATTACTGCAGCCAGTAGTCACACTAAGCATCATCGTACTTGTATTAATGGTAGCTCTGGGGGCTTTAAATATATGGCAAACGGTTATCATCGAAGTCATTCAACAGAAATTAATGGTTAACATAAGTCTGAGCCTAACCCGTCAATTTACTCTTTTGTCACTCGATAATTTCTCTTCACATCATGGACCTGAGCTCGTTAATCGCTTTTTCGAAGTGGCAACCATTAACAAAGCATTATCAAGTCTTTTACTCTATGGCGTAAATTTGGGTCTGCAGCTTTTTTTTAGTTTAATCCTGCTCCTGTTTTATCATCCCCTTTTTCTTATATTCGATGCATTTATTATATTAAGCATTGTTTTAATTGTTTTTTTGCCCTACCGTAAAGGATTAGCAAGTGCTGAAAAGGAATGTACTGAAAAACATCAAATAGGTGCCTGGCTGGAAGAGCTGCTGACCAATCGCTTTTTATTTCGTTTTAATCGCTATCATCGCTACGCTATTCTGCAAACGGATAGACGCTTGGTTCATTTTTTGAAGGCTCGCAATACCCATTTTAGACAACTTATTAAACATCAGATTGGATTTTATCTTCTCTCAGCAATCGCCAGCAGTTTATTACTCGGCCTGGGCGGCTATCTTGTGATTAATAACCAGTTAAGCCTGGGCCAGCTCGTTGCAGCAGAAATTGTACTTGGCGCGTTAATTTATGCTTTCAAACGATTTGGTGTCCTTTTAGAAAATTATTACGACCTGCTGGCTTCTGAACATAAAATTGATCTGGTATTAAATCTCCCAACAGAGCTTGTCAACACAGAGTTAAGCGAACTTATCAATCCCATAAAACACATCATGCTAGTAACCAAAGAACAGGAAAAAGGATCGAGCTCGCCTGGAAACCCTCTGGTTATCTGCTTCAATGAGACACGCAACCAGGAGTCACTTGCCGATTGTATCTTGGGTTTTAAAAATAATCTCGATCTCAGTGTGTATATCAATCAGACTCTCTGTCATCAGGAATACAGACGCTCCCTTCGTGAACACACTCTGCTACTGCGAGATAAAGACTGGTTTGCCGGCAGCATTTATGACAATCTACGCCTTAACCAGGCGTCTTTTCGTATACAGCAATTAAAAGAGCTTTTAAAATCTTTTGGACTGATGGATAAAATTATGAGTCAGCCTCATGGCTTAAAGAGCATGATTTATGATTGGGAGCAGGTGTTTACTGAACTCGAGCTCATTCAACTCATGGTGATTCGCGCTTTAATTGCAAAACCCAAGCTTCTTATCATCGATAGCCTCTTTGATAGACTGACTCGAAATGAAATTGAATTACTGCTATCCCATTTAGGAGAGCTCAATGAGACGCTTTTAATAATAATTACTCAATATCTGAATCACATTCCCTTGTCTAACTGTCTGGTGTTTTCATGA
- a CDS encoding proton-conducting transporter membrane subunit — MNTIVLFFLCLMLSSPIIALALNCLISRPIVAARLAGYSIGGGFLTGVGLLSYLSLSQNSAVYLLISFNTLSLLLCSLILLVSFIVHRFSLRYMHGDRLYKRFFLLLSALTFTALIMVLADDLFLFWCALSASNVFLVLLMVHKSEWTAAKNSARLAFYTLASGCLSLLIAFIILTVTYRSSSISLLVQITQFSHPSLFSISMGLILIGAVVQSGLLPFHRWLISSLNSPTPVSALMHAGLVNGGGILIVKLASLMILCPGLLTLLFIVGSISALLGTTWKLMQHDVKKMLACSTMAQMGFMMMQCGVGLFAAAIAHLCWHGLFKAYLFLSSGSAVKQRKSETNSSKGSLIMLMISLSGGIAAMVSFAFATNKSLSVHEASSFVLFFTFIAGSQLMFTWIRTRQTMSSFVLALLLAMISGLMYGASIQLIQWLIPGISMLKTSQLSIIHWAIMASFAALWAFFNLGMHQTIGQSILGCWLYMNLFNSSQPSLKTVTALRNDYNY; from the coding sequence GTGAATACTATAGTTCTATTTTTTTTATGTCTCATGTTGTCCAGTCCAATTATCGCGCTTGCTTTAAACTGTTTAATCTCCCGGCCAATTGTTGCAGCCCGCCTGGCAGGTTACAGTATTGGTGGCGGCTTTTTAACTGGGGTAGGGCTGCTTTCCTATTTATCCTTATCTCAGAATTCTGCAGTCTATTTGTTAATTAGTTTCAATACTTTGAGCCTGTTGTTATGCAGTTTAATTTTATTAGTGAGTTTTATCGTGCATCGCTTTTCATTAAGGTATATGCATGGGGATAGGCTCTACAAACGTTTTTTTCTTCTATTATCAGCGCTTACATTTACAGCGCTTATCATGGTGCTTGCCGATGATTTGTTTTTATTCTGGTGTGCCTTATCTGCTTCTAATGTATTTCTAGTACTGTTGATGGTACATAAATCTGAATGGACGGCTGCAAAAAACTCTGCGCGCCTGGCCTTTTATACACTGGCTTCAGGATGTTTAAGTCTATTAATCGCTTTTATTATTTTAACTGTCACTTATAGATCAAGCTCTATTTCATTATTGGTGCAGATAACTCAATTCAGCCATCCATCCTTGTTTTCTATTTCAATGGGACTAATCCTGATTGGCGCAGTTGTCCAATCCGGATTGTTGCCTTTTCATCGATGGTTAATCAGCTCTTTGAATTCACCAACCCCGGTTTCTGCTTTAATGCATGCAGGCCTTGTTAATGGCGGAGGAATTCTGATCGTTAAATTGGCATCATTGATGATACTTTGTCCCGGCTTGCTGACTCTATTGTTCATAGTCGGTTCTATATCCGCATTACTGGGTACTACCTGGAAGTTGATGCAGCATGATGTAAAAAAAATGTTGGCTTGCTCCACTATGGCACAAATGGGGTTCATGATGATGCAATGCGGCGTTGGCCTGTTTGCTGCAGCTATAGCGCATCTGTGTTGGCATGGATTATTCAAGGCCTATCTTTTTTTAAGTTCGGGCTCTGCGGTGAAACAAAGAAAATCAGAGACCAATTCCTCTAAAGGGTCTCTCATTATGCTAATGATTTCTCTTTCAGGCGGAATAGCGGCAATGGTTTCCTTTGCGTTTGCAACAAATAAGTCCCTCTCCGTGCATGAGGCAAGCAGCTTTGTTTTGTTTTTTACCTTTATAGCTGGCTCACAACTCATGTTCACCTGGATCAGAACCCGCCAAACGATGTCAAGTTTCGTGTTGGCGCTTCTTCTTGCCATGATTTCCGGCCTCATGTACGGCGCGAGTATCCAATTGATTCAGTGGCTAATACCAGGCATCTCAATGTTGAAAACATCTCAGTTATCGATAATTCATTGGGCGATTATGGCCTCATTTGCGGCGTTATGGGCCTTCTTTAATCTGGGTATGCATCAAACAATTGGCCAATCAATATTAGGCTGTTGGCTTTATATGAACTTATTTAATTCAAGCCAGCCCTCTTTAAAAACTGTCACCGCTTTACGAAACGATTACAACTACTAA
- a CDS encoding transposase, translated as MTITTIECNEIIHSSRKRKRWTAYEKQQIVHETYQTGVTVSFIARKHGIPPVNYFTGEK; from the coding sequence ATGACTATAACAACAATAGAATGTAACGAAATAATTCACTCCAGCCGTAAGCGAAAACGTTGGACAGCTTACGAAAAACAACAAATAGTTCATGAAACTTACCAAACAGGCGTAACAGTATCCTTTATTGCACGCAAACACGGTATTCCCCCAGTCAACTATTTTACTGGCGAAAAATAA
- a CDS encoding GNAT family N-acetyltransferase has product MPLSFEKISLQHVDIIFDWLAEPFIQKFWDNTQSHKDDILNFVNGRKEPSNYCDGKYVYWIASCDESPFAMLMTIRETTEDHIDDIKLNHLSKTGHTYGIDYMIGNKNYFGKGYGAKTLSQFLDFFRKEFDASADTFIIDPAADNPRAKNVYMKAGFEHVADFVMSGDVSGAGKPHYLLIRRFEPTESNDESFNITTDLARELIAEQFPEFAHLPIESVEKQGHDNRTYRLGLDMLIRMPTAESYALKVPKEQSLLPQLAPYLTVSIPTPIKMGTASQRYPYPFSIYKWLEGVSINLLVLDNNCLEKLAFDLAKFLKELQSIRNIEGPAPGQHNWWRGDHVSVYDKGAREQISELSTVIDGNEAIKLWERACKTKWNKSPVWIHGDFAIGNMLLNEGKLSAIIDFGGMALGDPACDLVIAWTFLNGKARDIFFQEIDLDENTWLRAKAWALWKASFELCQITDKNSPEALIQKRTIEDVIYG; this is encoded by the coding sequence ATGCCCCTAAGCTTTGAGAAAATAAGCCTGCAGCACGTTGATATTATTTTTGATTGGCTTGCAGAACCTTTTATTCAGAAATTTTGGGATAATACACAGAGTCATAAAGACGATATTTTAAATTTTGTTAATGGTAGAAAAGAACCTTCGAATTATTGTGATGGCAAGTATGTTTATTGGATAGCAAGCTGTGATGAATCTCCATTCGCAATGCTGATGACGATTCGAGAAACAACAGAGGATCATATTGATGACATTAAATTAAATCACCTTTCCAAAACAGGTCATACTTACGGTATCGACTACATGATCGGGAATAAAAATTATTTTGGCAAAGGCTATGGTGCTAAGACATTATCACAATTTCTTGATTTTTTCAGAAAGGAATTCGATGCATCAGCAGATACTTTTATAATCGACCCTGCAGCCGATAATCCTAGAGCAAAGAATGTCTACATGAAGGCAGGTTTTGAGCATGTCGCCGACTTTGTTATGTCTGGCGATGTTTCTGGTGCTGGTAAACCACATTATTTATTGATTAGACGATTTGAACCCACTGAGTCTAATGATGAATCATTTAACATCACAACTGATCTTGCACGCGAGCTCATTGCTGAGCAATTTCCCGAATTTGCTCATTTACCCATTGAGTCAGTTGAAAAGCAAGGACACGATAATCGCACCTATCGTTTAGGGTTGGATATGTTAATTCGCATGCCAACTGCTGAATCTTATGCTTTGAAGGTGCCTAAAGAACAATCCCTATTACCGCAGCTAGCGCCTTATTTAACCGTCAGTATTCCTACTCCAATCAAAATGGGCACTGCTTCACAGAGATATCCTTATCCCTTCTCCATTTACAAATGGTTGGAAGGAGTGAGTATTAACCTTCTTGTGTTGGATAATAATTGTCTGGAAAAACTTGCATTTGATTTAGCAAAATTTTTAAAAGAGCTGCAAAGCATTCGCAATATAGAGGGCCCCGCTCCAGGCCAGCATAATTGGTGGCGTGGGGATCATGTCAGTGTTTATGATAAAGGCGCTCGCGAACAAATTTCAGAGCTATCAACTGTTATTGATGGAAATGAGGCAATAAAACTATGGGAACGAGCCTGTAAGACAAAATGGAACAAGTCGCCTGTATGGATTCATGGTGATTTTGCTATCGGTAATATGCTACTTAATGAGGGCAAACTATCCGCTATTATTGATTTTGGCGGAATGGCTTTAGGTGATCCTGCTTGCGATCTTGTGATTGCGTGGACTTTTCTTAACGGAAAAGCACGTGACATCTTTTTTCAAGAGATAGATTTAGATGAAAACACTTGGCTTCGCGCAAAAGCCTGGGCTTTATGGAAAGCCTCTTTCGAATTGTGCCAAATAACAGATAAAAACAGCCCCGAGGCGCTTATACAAAAAAGAACTATTGAGGATGTAATATATGGATAA
- a CDS encoding DDE-type integrase/transposase/recombinase, with amino-acid sequence MAIAGLQLLNHELKKAGLACVNHKRVYRIMKQNQLLLPAYGKKQTRVHDGKVITLHSNTRWCSDCFTIQCANGDRVHVAFAMDTCDREVLGYIASTVGIDGEAIRDLLLESVEYRFGAAEYMPKQIQWLTDNGPCYVARDTVSFARNLGFDVRTTPAYSPESNGMAEAFVKTFKRDYVAF; translated from the coding sequence ATGGCTATCGCAGGGTTACAACTTCTTAATCATGAGTTAAAAAAGGCAGGTCTTGCCTGCGTCAATCATAAACGTGTCTATCGTATTATGAAGCAAAATCAATTATTACTGCCGGCGTATGGCAAAAAACAAACACGAGTACATGATGGGAAAGTCATTACATTGCATAGCAACACTCGTTGGTGTTCAGACTGTTTTACCATACAGTGCGCTAACGGTGATAGAGTTCATGTCGCTTTTGCAATGGATACTTGTGACAGAGAAGTATTAGGCTATATTGCCTCGACAGTGGGCATTGACGGAGAAGCAATCAGGGACTTATTGCTAGAAAGTGTAGAGTACCGGTTTGGTGCAGCAGAATACATGCCCAAACAGATACAGTGGTTAACTGACAATGGCCCTTGCTATGTGGCCAGGGACACTGTTTCTTTTGCAAGAAACCTGGGCTTTGATGTGAGGACAACACCAGCATATAGCCCTGAAAGCAATGGTATGGCAGAAGCGTTTGTTAAAACGTTTAAACGAGATTATGTCGCTTTTTGA
- a CDS encoding integrase core domain-containing protein: MSLFDLDDAQTVMKKLPEWFDDYNEVAPHKGLKMMAPREYIRSLLAVS, from the coding sequence ATGTCGCTTTTTGATCTTGATGATGCGCAGACTGTTATGAAAAAGCTTCCTGAATGGTTTGACGATTACAACGAAGTTGCGCCTCATAAAGGCTTAAAAATGATGGCTCCAAGAGAATATATCAGGAGCTTATTAGCGGTGAGTTAG
- a CDS encoding helix-turn-helix domain-containing protein → MSNSDELKMTRSSGNVFQDLGIPNAEEHLLKADFAMLINRIIKEKDLSQENAAKILGIDQPKVSNLSRGQLSGFSIDRLIRFLILLNQDIEINVKPHTQSINKDSNKHYSLNYCAL, encoded by the coding sequence ATGAGCAATTCTGATGAATTAAAAATGACTAGGTCATCTGGAAATGTGTTCCAAGATTTAGGTATTCCTAATGCGGAAGAGCATTTATTAAAAGCAGATTTTGCTATGTTAATTAATCGAATTATTAAAGAGAAAGATCTTTCCCAAGAAAATGCAGCAAAAATTCTTGGTATTGATCAGCCTAAGGTTTCTAATCTTAGTCGAGGACAACTTTCTGGATTTTCAATAGACAGATTAATACGGTTTTTGATTTTGTTAAATCAAGATATTGAAATTAATGTGAAGCCTCATACTCAAAGTATTAATAAAGATAGTAATAAACACTATTCATTAAATTATTGTGCTCTTTAA
- a CDS encoding TolC family protein, translating to MRRLALRGLFTILTCIGLLLGYSCSYASPKTQELSLIQVLQSIDTHYPQVKIARLEVIKASGAFVNANGKFDPTLEVSTRSQPAGGYINNFGDTQLTIPTLYNGLKLFAGYRNGQGDWPIYYQNYLTNSGGEYRAGLSLPLLRDRLTDKERTGLFTSAQLMLMKAQDAEAIKIKIYQEAIKAYWQWVEAGLQIKAFKQLLQLAKKRQRAIEKQASLGDLPELAISENLQQIIQREQLLNQGQMIFEQAGINLSLYFRDPQGNPLVPGEQSLPTLSSTSNNKPEIKPSLREHPGIKKLNHYANMMRLKRDQARNELLPQLDATAYTFKQNGTGGYPLLIPQAAMVGLSFKFPLLQREARGNLIQAESELRQIQAEKRFFYEQLNNEFANIRIGITRSRQQVSLLKQELRLAKKVQEGETKKFYGGDSTLFLVNQREQMTTQIQLNTLHAQVQLEELRARARFFNSTCRESRIINLK from the coding sequence ATGAGGAGATTAGCATTACGCGGGCTTTTCACTATACTAACTTGCATAGGCCTCTTATTGGGGTATTCATGTTCTTATGCCTCTCCCAAAACGCAGGAATTGAGTTTAATTCAAGTATTACAAAGTATTGACACTCACTACCCTCAAGTAAAAATAGCACGTCTCGAAGTCATAAAGGCAAGTGGTGCATTTGTCAATGCCAATGGAAAGTTTGACCCCACCCTGGAAGTCAGTACCCGCTCACAACCCGCTGGTGGTTATATTAATAATTTTGGCGATACTCAACTCACCATCCCAACCCTGTACAACGGCTTGAAACTTTTTGCAGGCTATCGAAACGGGCAAGGCGACTGGCCCATTTATTATCAAAACTATTTGACGAACTCAGGTGGAGAATATCGGGCCGGGTTATCGCTTCCCTTGCTTCGCGACCGGCTAACCGATAAAGAGCGCACCGGATTATTTACTTCTGCTCAATTGATGCTCATGAAAGCACAGGACGCCGAAGCAATCAAAATAAAAATTTACCAGGAAGCAATTAAAGCCTATTGGCAATGGGTAGAAGCAGGCCTTCAAATAAAAGCATTCAAGCAACTGCTGCAATTGGCAAAAAAACGACAACGGGCAATTGAAAAACAGGCTAGTCTTGGGGATTTGCCAGAACTTGCCATCAGTGAAAATTTACAGCAAATAATTCAACGTGAACAATTACTCAATCAAGGCCAAATGATATTTGAACAAGCAGGCATTAATCTATCTCTATATTTTCGGGATCCCCAGGGAAACCCGCTGGTTCCTGGAGAACAATCCTTACCTACATTAAGCAGCACTTCAAACAATAAGCCAGAAATTAAACCATCGCTCAGAGAACACCCTGGTATTAAAAAGCTTAACCATTATGCCAATATGATGAGGCTCAAACGCGATCAGGCACGCAACGAACTCCTGCCTCAATTAGATGCAACTGCCTATACCTTCAAACAAAATGGAACGGGAGGATACCCTTTATTAATTCCTCAAGCCGCAATGGTGGGATTATCTTTCAAATTTCCCTTATTACAAAGAGAAGCCAGGGGAAATCTGATTCAGGCTGAAAGTGAATTACGACAAATTCAAGCAGAAAAACGGTTTTTTTATGAACAACTTAACAATGAATTTGCAAATATACGGATTGGTATAACTAGAAGCAGGCAGCAAGTCAGCCTGTTAAAACAAGAATTGCGCTTGGCTAAAAAGGTGCAGGAAGGAGAAACCAAAAAATTTTATGGCGGCGACAGTACATTATTTTTAGTCAATCAACGCGAGCAAATGACGACACAAATACAACTCAACACCTTACATGCCCAAGTACAATTAGAAGAATTAAGAGCCAGAGCTCGCTTTTTCAATTCAACCTGCCGAGAAAGCCGGATTATCAATTTAAAATAA
- a CDS encoding LysR substrate-binding domain-containing protein translates to MSLDTVTLQCFLAVADTQSFTKAAARVGRTQSAISQQIAKLENLIEKQLVTRGRELSLTPEGELFLSYAKRIYELHRESLDRFKTPELQGELRFGLPEDFASMMLSEVLVEFSRLHPRIMLNVECDLTLNLIKRFHQDEFDLILIKTNEKNLISEGVNVWNEPVEWVGKKELLPALNDKAVIPLILSPTPCVYRGNVIESLNQHDLKWRLAFSSPSYAGKMAAVKAGLGITAIQRSMIPNYLDRLDDYFLPSLKDIHVSLIKKEAASKAIDSLEFFIMDKLKLK, encoded by the coding sequence ATGTCATTAGATACAGTAACCCTGCAATGCTTTTTAGCTGTGGCAGACACCCAAAGCTTCACTAAAGCAGCTGCCCGTGTAGGCCGAACCCAATCAGCGATAAGTCAGCAAATTGCCAAACTTGAAAATTTAATTGAAAAACAGTTGGTTACCCGTGGGCGAGAACTATCCCTTACCCCAGAGGGCGAACTTTTTTTAAGTTACGCCAAACGGATATACGAGCTGCATCGCGAATCACTAGACCGATTCAAAACACCGGAGCTACAGGGCGAGCTTCGCTTTGGCCTTCCTGAAGACTTTGCCTCCATGATGCTTTCTGAAGTTCTGGTGGAGTTTTCCAGGCTTCATCCCAGAATAATGCTCAATGTGGAATGCGATTTAACATTGAACCTTATCAAGCGATTTCATCAGGATGAATTTGACTTAATTCTGATAAAGACCAATGAAAAAAACCTGATTTCTGAGGGCGTCAATGTATGGAATGAGCCCGTAGAATGGGTAGGCAAAAAAGAGTTACTGCCAGCGCTCAATGATAAAGCAGTCATCCCGTTGATTCTTTCACCCACCCCATGCGTCTATCGCGGGAATGTGATTGAGTCCCTCAATCAGCATGATCTAAAATGGCGCCTGGCATTTAGTAGTCCAAGTTATGCGGGCAAAATGGCGGCTGTCAAGGCGGGCCTTGGAATCACAGCCATACAACGTAGTATGATTCCCAATTATCTGGATAGACTCGATGATTATTTTCTTCCCTCTTTGAAAGACATTCATGTATCGTTAATTAAGAAAGAGGCTGCAAGTAAAGCGATTGATTCTCTTGAATTTTTTATCATGGATAAATTAAAACTTAAATAA
- a CDS encoding HlyD family secretion protein → MKLHAYQMIGKLPNPRKIAKIISLVLFILILLLSFTPWQQFALGSGKVIAFSPTERLHTVNSPIYGRIKKWYVDEGIRVKAGDPIVEISDNDPELLKRLEMEKEAILLRIKAAQQSLTAGKANVERQKNLFLQGINSKRQYELAQIEYAKYQNELAQANIDKVSIDVRIARQQTQLIKAHVPGVIVKRLAGQQSVVVREGEILAEIIPVTESRAVALWIDGNDIPFVYLNQKARLQFEGWPAIQFRGWPQIAVGTFGGKVAFIDPTDNGMGLFRVVIVPDEPWPDPNFLRQGVRVHGWVQLGEVPLWYELWRQFNGFPPESIAQKANS, encoded by the coding sequence ATGAAGCTACATGCCTATCAAATGATTGGCAAATTACCCAATCCGCGCAAAATCGCCAAGATTATCTCTTTAGTACTTTTTATCTTAATTTTATTATTGAGTTTCACCCCTTGGCAGCAATTTGCCTTGGGGAGCGGAAAAGTGATCGCATTCTCACCTACTGAGCGGTTACATACTGTCAACTCACCTATCTATGGCCGAATTAAAAAATGGTACGTCGACGAAGGAATCCGTGTTAAAGCGGGAGACCCAATTGTAGAGATTAGCGACAACGACCCTGAGTTACTCAAACGATTGGAGATGGAAAAAGAAGCTATTTTGCTTCGCATCAAAGCGGCACAGCAATCGTTAACCGCAGGAAAAGCCAATGTTGAACGCCAAAAGAATTTGTTTCTGCAAGGTATAAATTCAAAACGTCAATATGAACTGGCTCAAATAGAATATGCCAAATATCAAAACGAACTGGCACAAGCCAATATAGATAAGGTCAGCATCGATGTTCGCATTGCCAGGCAACAAACTCAGCTCATCAAAGCGCACGTCCCGGGAGTGATAGTCAAACGCCTGGCCGGACAACAAAGCGTTGTAGTCAGAGAAGGAGAAATATTAGCTGAGATTATACCCGTCACCGAATCCAGGGCGGTAGCCCTTTGGATTGATGGGAATGATATTCCATTCGTTTACCTCAATCAAAAGGCACGTCTTCAATTCGAAGGATGGCCGGCGATTCAATTTAGAGGCTGGCCACAGATCGCCGTAGGCACTTTTGGCGGAAAAGTGGCCTTTATAGATCCGACAGATAATGGCATGGGATTATTTCGCGTCGTAATTGTACCTGATGAGCCCTGGCCTGATCCAAACTTTTTAAGACAGGGGGTTCGTGTTCATGGTTGGGTCCAATTGGGTGAAGTACCTTTATGGTACGAGCTATGGCGTCAATTTAACGGCTTCCCGCCTGAAAGCATAGCACAAAAGGCGAATTCATGA